A genomic segment from Bradyrhizobium sp. ISRA430 encodes:
- a CDS encoding 2-oxoglutarate dehydrogenase E1 component, producing the protein MSRQDANAAFALSSFLQGTNASYIDEIYARYEKDPSSVDAEWQEFFKSLKDQPDDVRKNAEGPSWERANWPLTPQDDLTSALDGNWVEVEKAVGGKIAAKAQAKGADISSADVLQATRDSVRALMLIRAYRMRGHFHAKLDPLGIEAPRNREELDPRTYGFSEADFDRKIFLDHVLGLEYGSLREIVAICERTYCQTLGVEFMHISNAAQKAWIQERIEGPDKEISFTREGRRAILMKLIETEGFEKFCDTKFTGTKRFGLDGGESLIPALEQIIKRGGNLGVKEIVLGMPHRGRLNVLTQVMAKPHRALFHEFKGGSANPEDVEGSGDVKYHLGASSDREFDGNRIHLSLTANPSHLEIVDPVVLGKVRAKQDQHGDPPDMRISVMPLLMHGDAAFAGQGVVAECFGLSDLKGYRTGGSVHFIVNNQIGFTTYPRYSRSSPYPSDVAKMIDAPIFHVNGDDPEAVVFAAKVATEFRQKFHKPVVIDMFCYRRHGHNEGDEPAFTQPVMYKRIAAHPSTLELYARRLISEGVITEGEVDKAKADWRARLDAEFEAGTSYKPNKADWLDGKWAGFKIADQEEDARRGVTGVDLSVLKDIGRKITKVPDGFRVHRTIQRFLENRSKAIDGGNGIDWATGEALAFCSLLLENHHVRLSGQDSERGTFSQRHSVLIDQEDESRYTPFNHLGTDQGHYEVINSLLSEEAVLGFEYGYSLAEPNTLTLWEAQFGDFANGAQVVFDQFISSGERKWLRMSGLVCMLPHGYEGQGPEHSSARLERYLQMCAEDNMQVVYPTTPANYFHVLRRQLHREIRKPLILMTPKSLLRHKRATSRLEELAKGTSFHRILYDDAQMLPNEAIKLVPDEKIRRIVLCSGKVYYDLYEEREKRGIDDIYLMRVEQLYPVPLKALVVELSRFKKAEVIWCQEEPRNMGAWHFIEPYLEWVLNQVNGVSRRPRYVGRAASAATATGLMSKHQAQLKAFLDEALS; encoded by the coding sequence ATGTCTCGCCAGGACGCGAACGCAGCCTTTGCCCTGTCATCATTTTTGCAGGGCACCAACGCCAGCTACATCGACGAAATCTACGCCCGCTACGAGAAGGACCCATCCTCGGTCGACGCCGAGTGGCAAGAGTTCTTCAAGAGCCTGAAGGACCAGCCCGACGACGTCCGCAAGAACGCCGAAGGCCCGTCCTGGGAGCGCGCCAACTGGCCGCTGACGCCGCAGGACGACCTCACTTCCGCGCTGGACGGCAACTGGGTGGAAGTCGAGAAGGCGGTCGGCGGCAAGATCGCCGCCAAGGCGCAGGCCAAGGGCGCGGACATCTCTTCAGCCGACGTGCTTCAGGCGACGCGCGACTCCGTCCGCGCCTTGATGCTGATCCGCGCCTATCGCATGCGCGGCCACTTCCACGCCAAGCTCGATCCGCTGGGCATCGAGGCGCCGCGCAACCGCGAAGAGCTCGACCCGCGCACCTACGGCTTCAGCGAAGCCGACTTCGACCGCAAGATCTTCCTCGATCACGTGCTCGGCCTCGAGTACGGCAGCTTGCGCGAGATCGTCGCGATCTGCGAGCGCACCTACTGCCAGACGCTCGGCGTCGAGTTCATGCATATCAGCAATGCCGCGCAGAAGGCCTGGATCCAGGAGCGCATCGAGGGGCCGGACAAGGAGATCTCGTTCACCCGCGAGGGTCGTCGCGCCATCCTGATGAAGCTGATCGAAACCGAAGGCTTCGAGAAATTCTGCGACACCAAGTTCACCGGCACCAAGCGTTTCGGCCTGGACGGCGGTGAGTCGCTGATCCCCGCGCTCGAGCAGATCATCAAGCGCGGCGGCAATCTCGGCGTGAAGGAGATCGTGCTGGGCATGCCGCATCGCGGCCGCCTCAACGTGCTCACCCAGGTGATGGCCAAGCCGCACCGCGCCCTGTTCCACGAGTTCAAGGGTGGTTCGGCCAACCCCGAAGACGTCGAAGGCTCCGGCGACGTCAAATATCACCTCGGTGCGTCCTCGGACCGCGAATTCGACGGCAACCGCATCCATCTGTCGCTGACTGCGAACCCCTCGCACCTCGAGATCGTCGACCCCGTCGTACTCGGCAAGGTCCGCGCCAAGCAGGACCAGCACGGCGATCCGCCGGACATGCGCATCTCGGTGATGCCGCTTCTGATGCACGGCGACGCGGCGTTCGCGGGCCAGGGCGTGGTCGCGGAGTGCTTCGGCCTGTCGGATCTGAAGGGCTACCGCACCGGCGGCTCCGTGCACTTCATCGTCAACAACCAGATCGGCTTCACCACCTATCCGCGTTACTCGCGCTCCTCGCCCTATCCGTCGGATGTGGCGAAGATGATCGACGCGCCGATCTTCCACGTGAACGGCGACGATCCGGAAGCCGTCGTGTTCGCAGCCAAGGTCGCGACCGAGTTCCGGCAGAAGTTCCACAAGCCCGTCGTCATCGACATGTTCTGTTACCGCAGGCATGGTCACAACGAGGGTGACGAGCCGGCCTTCACCCAGCCGGTAATGTACAAGAGGATCGCAGCGCATCCCTCGACGCTCGAGCTCTACGCCCGCCGCCTTATCAGCGAAGGCGTGATCACCGAGGGCGAGGTCGACAAGGCCAAGGCCGACTGGCGCGCGCGGCTCGATGCCGAGTTCGAGGCCGGCACCAGCTACAAGCCGAACAAGGCCGACTGGCTCGACGGCAAGTGGGCGGGCTTCAAGATCGCCGACCAGGAAGAGGATGCGCGTCGCGGCGTCACCGGCGTTGATCTGTCCGTCCTGAAGGACATCGGCCGCAAGATCACCAAGGTTCCCGACGGCTTCCGCGTTCACCGCACCATCCAGCGCTTTCTCGAGAACCGCTCGAAGGCGATCGACGGAGGCAACGGCATCGACTGGGCGACCGGCGAGGCCCTGGCCTTCTGCTCGCTGCTGCTGGAAAACCACCACGTGCGCTTGTCCGGACAGGACTCCGAGCGCGGCACTTTCTCGCAGCGCCATTCGGTCCTGATCGACCAGGAGGACGAGAGCCGCTACACGCCGTTCAACCATCTCGGCACTGACCAGGGCCATTACGAGGTCATCAACTCGCTGCTCTCGGAAGAGGCGGTGCTCGGCTTCGAATACGGCTATTCGCTGGCCGAGCCGAATACGCTGACGCTGTGGGAAGCGCAGTTCGGCGACTTCGCCAATGGCGCGCAGGTTGTGTTCGACCAGTTCATCTCCTCCGGCGAACGCAAATGGCTGCGCATGTCCGGCCTCGTCTGCATGCTGCCGCACGGCTATGAGGGCCAGGGCCCCGAGCACTCCTCGGCGCGTCTCGAGCGTTACTTGCAAATGTGCGCCGAAGACAACATGCAGGTGGTCTATCCGACGACGCCGGCGAACTACTTCCACGTGCTGCGGCGCCAGCTCCATCGCGAGATCCGCAAGCCCCTGATCCTGATGACGCCGAAGTCGCTGCTGCGTCACAAGCGTGCGACCTCGCGGCTCGAGGAACTCGCGAAGGGAACGAGCTTCCACCGCATCCTTTATGATGACGCCCAGATGCTGCCGAACGAGGCGATCAAGCTCGTTCCGGACGAGAAGATCCGCCGCATCGTGCTCTGCTCCGGCAAGGTCTATTACGACCTCTACGAGGAGCGCGAGAAGCGTGGCATCGACGACATCTACCTGATGCGCGTCGAGCAGCTTTACCCGGTGCCGCTGAAGGCGCTGGTGGTCGAGCTGTCGCGTTTCAAGAAGGCGGAAGTGATCTGGTGCCAGGAGGAGCCGCGCAACATGGGTGCGTGGCACTTCATCGAGCCTTATCTGGAATGGGTGCTGAACCAGGTGAACGGGGTGAGCCGGCGTCCGCGCTATGTCGGCCGCGCCGCCTCCGCCGCGACCGCCACTGGCCTGATGTCGAAGCATCAGGCGCAGTTGAAGGCGTTCCTGGATGAAGCATTGAGCTGA
- the odhB gene encoding 2-oxoglutarate dehydrogenase complex dihydrolipoyllysine-residue succinyltransferase, translating into MTEIRVPTLGESVTEATIGRWFKKAGDPVAVDEPLVELETDKVTIEVPAPSAGTLSEIIAADGATVAVGALLGQITDGAGAAKPAAAPAKPAAAAAAAAAAPAAAPAPSAPKAPPADAPLAPSVRKLSAETGIDASTVPGSGKDGRVTKGDMLAAIERAASAPTPVNQPAAAVQVRAPSPADDAAREERVKMTRLRQTIARRLKDVQNTAAMLTTFNEVDMTNVMALRAHYKDAFEKKHGAKLGFMGFFTKAVVQALKDIPAVNAEIDGSDLIYKNYYHIGVAVGTDKGLVVPVVRDCDHKSISDIEKSIADYGRRARDGQLKIDEMQGGTFTITNGGIYGSLMSTPILNAPQSGILGMHKIQERPMVVGGKIEVRPMMYLALSYDHRVIDGKEAVTFLVRVKESLEDPARLVLDL; encoded by the coding sequence ATGACTGAAATTCGTGTGCCGACGCTCGGCGAATCCGTCACCGAGGCCACCATCGGCCGCTGGTTCAAGAAGGCCGGCGATCCCGTCGCCGTCGACGAGCCCTTGGTGGAGCTCGAGACCGACAAGGTCACCATCGAAGTCCCCGCGCCGTCCGCCGGCACGCTGAGCGAGATCATCGCCGCTGATGGCGCTACCGTTGCGGTCGGCGCGCTGCTCGGACAAATCACCGACGGTGCCGGCGCCGCGAAGCCGGCAGCCGCGCCCGCCAAGCCCGCGGCTGCTGCGGCGGCCGCCGCGGCGGCGCCTGCTGCTGCGCCGGCCCCAAGCGCGCCCAAGGCGCCGCCGGCCGATGCCCCACTCGCGCCGTCCGTGCGCAAGCTCTCTGCCGAGACCGGTATCGACGCCTCGACCGTTCCGGGCTCCGGCAAGGACGGCCGCGTTACCAAGGGCGACATGCTTGCCGCAATCGAGCGTGCAGCTTCCGCGCCGACCCCGGTCAACCAGCCGGCCGCCGCCGTCCAGGTGCGCGCACCGTCGCCGGCCGATGACGCCGCCCGCGAAGAGCGCGTCAAGATGACCCGGCTGCGCCAGACCATCGCGCGCCGCCTGAAGGACGTGCAGAACACGGCCGCCATGCTCACGACCTTCAACGAGGTCGACATGACCAACGTCATGGCGCTGCGTGCACACTACAAGGACGCGTTCGAGAAGAAGCACGGTGCCAAGCTCGGCTTCATGGGCTTCTTCACCAAGGCCGTCGTGCAGGCCCTGAAGGACATTCCGGCCGTCAACGCCGAGATCGACGGAAGCGACCTGATCTACAAGAACTACTACCACATCGGCGTCGCCGTCGGCACCGACAAGGGTCTCGTCGTGCCCGTGGTGCGCGACTGCGACCACAAGTCGATCTCCGACATCGAGAAGAGCATCGCCGATTACGGCCGCCGCGCCCGCGACGGCCAGCTCAAGATCGACGAGATGCAGGGCGGCACCTTCACCATCACCAATGGTGGCATCTACGGTTCGCTGATGTCGACGCCGATCCTGAACGCACCGCAATCCGGCATCCTCGGCATGCACAAGATTCAGGAGCGGCCGATGGTCGTCGGCGGCAAGATCGAGGTCCGCCCGATGATGTATCTGGCGCTGTCCTACGATCACCGCGTGATCGACGGCAAGGAAGCCGTCACCTTCCTGGTTCGCGTCAAGGAGAGCCTGGAAGATCCGGCACGCCTGGTACTGGACCTCTGA